The following coding sequences lie in one Spirosoma sp. KUDC1026 genomic window:
- the recF gene encoding DNA replication/repair protein RecF (All proteins in this family for which functions are known are DNA-binding proteins that assist the filamentation of RecA onto DNA for the initiation of recombination or recombinational repair.) produces the protein MHLEKLSLTNFKNYEDNRFTFGKQINVLVGPNGSGKTNLLDAIYFLALSKSAFQSQDALSILHDADYFIIDGIFEENSDTSHARQVQITISLQRGQRKVLMADKKPYERVSEHIGRFPVVLVAPNDTDLVRDHSEDRRQFFDGVLAQLDPEYLRNYLQYQQVLKQRNSVLKLFAERNQVDHDLLDTYDEPLLALGQQIYDRRVQFVADYMPSFQKHYAYLSDEREQVSIIYESEVGNPDFVNEFRNSRRRDTLLQRTTMGVHKDDYGFMISNSIGESVPLKKFGSQGQQKTFVIALKLAQFDLLEVQKGIKPLLLLDDIFDKLDDKRIGKLIRQMDEGAFGQLFITDARPERTRELLNQVTADINFFDIGTTKV, from the coding sequence ATGCACCTCGAAAAGCTGAGCCTGACCAATTTTAAGAACTACGAAGACAACCGGTTTACCTTTGGAAAACAGATAAATGTGCTTGTTGGACCCAACGGAAGCGGAAAAACGAACTTATTGGACGCCATTTATTTTTTAGCGCTCAGTAAAAGTGCGTTTCAGAGTCAGGACGCGCTCAGTATTCTGCACGACGCCGATTACTTCATCATTGATGGTATTTTCGAGGAAAATAGCGACACCAGTCACGCCCGCCAGGTCCAGATTACGATCAGTCTCCAGCGGGGACAGCGCAAAGTGCTCATGGCCGACAAGAAGCCGTATGAGCGCGTCAGTGAGCACATAGGCCGTTTTCCAGTCGTGCTGGTCGCGCCCAATGATACGGATCTGGTACGTGATCACAGCGAAGACCGGCGGCAGTTTTTTGACGGGGTGCTCGCCCAACTTGATCCCGAGTATCTACGCAATTATCTACAGTACCAGCAGGTACTGAAACAGCGGAATAGTGTACTCAAGCTTTTTGCCGAACGAAATCAGGTCGATCATGATCTGCTGGACACGTACGACGAGCCACTACTGGCGCTGGGGCAGCAGATCTACGATCGCCGGGTGCAGTTTGTGGCTGATTACATGCCGAGTTTTCAGAAACACTACGCTTATCTGAGCGACGAGCGGGAGCAGGTGTCAATTATTTATGAGTCGGAAGTGGGAAATCCCGACTTTGTGAATGAGTTTCGAAACAGTCGCCGGCGCGATACGTTGCTGCAGCGAACGACGATGGGCGTTCACAAAGATGATTATGGCTTCATGATCAGCAACTCCATTGGCGAGTCGGTGCCACTGAAAAAGTTTGGTTCGCAGGGGCAGCAAAAGACATTCGTTATTGCTCTGAAACTGGCTCAGTTTGATCTGCTGGAGGTGCAGAAAGGCATAAAACCGCTGCTGTTGCTGGACGATATTTTTGATAAATTGGACGACAAACGTATCGGTAAACTTATTCGGCAGATGGACGAGGGCGCGTTTGGCCAACTCTTTATCACTGACGCCCGCCCCGAACGAACTCGCGAATTACTCAACCAGGTTACTGCCGACATTAATTTTTTTGACATCGGTACTACTAAAGTCTAG
- a CDS encoding TetR/AcrR family transcriptional regulator — MKEKIWAEAERLFWQHGVRSVTMEDIARQLGISKKTIYQHFDDKEDILCQIMQSKVDADVAELNCIADVTLNPIEEMMGMLQMICKKQEHVNPCLFTDVQRYYSRAYQLIRQHVDNHIMKQVVNNILRGKRDGIYRDDINPRVMARIRVEQIELALSTDFTSFDEGSRLDIQRDLTHHFVRGMLTEKGFAIYNEYKND; from the coding sequence ATGAAAGAAAAGATATGGGCGGAAGCGGAGCGTCTGTTCTGGCAGCACGGTGTACGGTCAGTAACGATGGAGGACATCGCCCGCCAGCTTGGTATATCGAAAAAGACGATCTATCAGCATTTCGATGATAAAGAAGATATCCTTTGTCAGATTATGCAATCAAAAGTGGACGCCGATGTCGCGGAGTTGAACTGCATTGCCGATGTTACGCTGAACCCCATTGAAGAAATGATGGGTATGCTCCAAATGATCTGCAAGAAGCAGGAACACGTCAACCCCTGTCTGTTTACTGATGTTCAGCGATACTACTCCCGGGCGTATCAGTTGATTCGCCAGCACGTAGATAATCACATTATGAAGCAGGTTGTCAACAATATTTTACGGGGAAAAAGAGACGGTATATACAGGGACGATATTAATCCGCGGGTGATGGCCCGAATACGTGTCGAACAGATCGAGCTAGCCCTGAGCACGGATTTTACATCGTTCGACGAAGGAAGCCGGCTGGACATTCAGCGAGATCTGACGCATCACTTTGTTCGGGGTATGCTGACAGAAAAAGGATTTGCCATTTATAACGAGTACAAGAATGATTAA
- the pdhA gene encoding pyruvate dehydrogenase (acetyl-transferring) E1 component subunit alpha, whose amino-acid sequence MASVKEKSDTKNNKAPEAAKAQHPNERYMYWYESMQLQRKFEEKAGQLYGQQKIRGFCHLYIGQEAGSSGAVSALTKDDKWITAYRDHGIPLALGSDPKAIMAELFAKQTGSSKGKGGSMHIFDKSVNFVGGHGIVGAQIPMGAGIAFAEKYNKTQNLCICYFGDGAVRQGALHEAFNMAMLWKLPVIFVVENNGYAMGTSVARTSNVTDLYTIGEAYDMPSEPVDAMDVEAVHEAVSRAADRARAGEGPTYLEFRTYRYRGHSMSDPQKYRSKDEVEQYKMRDPIEMVKARILEKGIATEDDLAAIDKKIKATVDESVKFAEESPYPPAEEAFKDVYVQQDYPFLME is encoded by the coding sequence ATGGCAAGCGTCAAAGAGAAATCCGACACAAAAAACAATAAGGCTCCGGAAGCAGCAAAAGCGCAACATCCGAATGAGCGGTATATGTACTGGTACGAGTCCATGCAACTGCAACGGAAATTTGAAGAAAAAGCCGGGCAGCTTTACGGACAGCAAAAAATTCGTGGCTTCTGCCACTTGTACATCGGCCAGGAGGCTGGTTCATCGGGTGCCGTTTCGGCCCTGACGAAAGACGATAAATGGATTACGGCTTACCGTGACCATGGTATCCCCCTGGCATTAGGTTCCGATCCAAAAGCCATAATGGCCGAGTTGTTCGCTAAACAAACGGGCTCATCGAAGGGAAAAGGCGGTTCGATGCACATCTTCGATAAGTCGGTTAACTTCGTTGGCGGGCACGGTATCGTAGGCGCACAAATCCCAATGGGGGCCGGTATCGCCTTCGCCGAGAAATACAACAAGACCCAGAACCTGTGTATCTGTTACTTCGGTGACGGCGCGGTTCGACAGGGCGCTTTGCACGAGGCTTTCAACATGGCTATGCTGTGGAAACTGCCCGTCATTTTCGTTGTTGAAAACAACGGCTATGCTATGGGTACGTCGGTAGCCCGTACATCGAACGTAACGGATCTATACACCATCGGCGAAGCCTATGATATGCCCTCTGAGCCGGTTGACGCGATGGACGTTGAAGCCGTTCACGAAGCGGTTAGCCGTGCTGCCGATCGGGCCCGTGCCGGTGAAGGTCCAACGTACTTAGAGTTCCGGACGTATCGTTACCGTGGTCACTCAATGTCTGATCCACAGAAATACCGTTCGAAAGACGAAGTTGAGCAGTACAAAATGCGTGACCCAATCGAGATGGTAAAAGCACGTATTCTGGAAAAAGGTATTGCTACAGAAGATGACTTGGCTGCTATCGACAAAAAAATCAAAGCTACTGTTGATGAGTCGGTTAAGTTCGCCGAAGAATCGCCATACCCACCGGCTGAAGAAGCGTTTAAAGACGTTTATGTGCAGCAGGATTATCCATTCCTCATGGAATAA